Proteins from a genomic interval of Salmo salar chromosome ssa14, Ssal_v3.1, whole genome shotgun sequence:
- the LOC106569547 gene encoding voltage-dependent calcium channel beta subunit-associated regulatory protein, with amino-acid sequence MSNDSPVLTSLTENSTEVPVSAGRVEDYVILLVLLCVFAGGSLILLSVLLLFCHRCSVGSRRYSRASDDPEKTNTTYVEDSQPTQDITIRLDESDALSPSSCHDEDTDRFMSTCSTGRRVSFNESALYEKESKTQDKGRRYTLTEGDFHHLKKARLTHLPLAPPPSTLKILTIMECESTESSSLNVNEPPTPKLPLYPLYQSSERAGPAWLGQSSGSALPGDIHHYILLDSRLNHSPPILCPPTPRSRTTEAVGDGPWVRTEGEREITGTRGVRGTSPAPVHRGSVLHFFCKLRRHASLEGAGPYFRKWKFDSSHRAASLDAKGSPKRRPFQRQRAASDNTDPTEEDSPPPHPSPPLRRDIIQPLPPAHSQSSGLQRLSAGSLSSPTCPPSPCLSRLEVEAVVETASSSRTERNATHPPPEPPETKERGQEPGEEATGTGTGLWREDGAVTRTEAREEVNEWVGPGEESDEDEEEETDILGTEQRVGMGSEIMEGLCADEAQEGGESFQAELGAEARIRARTKDGLGATPNTEAGMGVRAKTGVGAVLGTEREVEIGDRFESTLEVGAITGAELEVEAGLGASGVRIKADSGSGLEGVLSAGAGPGLWEDPGPRSRFGSGVCISRQESSETQPSLYRDIWSLRASLEQYASSDQSSTDRESIRSDADSVCSLGGAAARSGFAACLSQDLGDELEEEWEYGDTGREGGRQRTEGDRGGGRIQGHWKKDWAQGGPEER; translated from the exons ATGAGCAATGACTCGCCTGTACTGACAAGCCTGACGGAGAACTCCACC GAGGTGCCAGTGTCGGCAGGACGGGTGGAGGACTATGTGATCCTGCTGGTCCtgctgtgtgtgttcgctggagGTTCACTGATCCTTCTCTCCGTGCTGTTGCTGTTCTGTCACCGTTGCTCTGTGGGCAGCCGCCGCTACTCCAG GGCCAGTGATGATCCAGAGAAGACTAATACCACCTATGTGGAGGATTCACAGCCCACACAAG acatcACTATAAGGCTAGATGAGTCAGATGCTCTCTCACCGTCTAGCTGCCATGATGAAGATACAGACAGGTTCATGTCCACCTGCTCTACTGGCCGCCGTGTCTCCTTCAATGAGTCAGCTCTTTACGAAAAGGAGAGCAAGACTCAGGACAAAGGACGCAG ATACACCCTCACAGAAGGGGACTTCCATCACCTGAAGAAGGCCCGTCTGACCCACCTCCCCCTGgccccccctccctctaccctgaaGATCCTCACCATCATGGagtgtgagtctacagagagCAGCAGCCTCAACGTCAACGAACCACCCACTCCCAAACTCCCACTGTACCCCCTCTACCAG TCTTCTGAGAGGGCTGGGCCCGCCTGGTTGGGCCAGAGCTCTGGTAGTGCCCTCCCTGGAGACATCCACCACTACATCCTACTGGACTCCAGACTCAACCACAGTCCACCAATCCTGTGCCCCCCAACCCCCCGCTCCAGAACC ACGGAGGCCGTAGGGGATGGACCATGGGTtaggacagaaggagagagggagattacAGGGACGAGAGGAGTGAGGGGAACGTCTCCGGCCCCCGTCCACCGGGGTTCCGTTCTGCACTTCTTCTGCAAACTGAGACGGCATGCCAGCTTGGAGGGGGCCGGGCCTTACTTCAGGAAGTGGAAGTTTGACAGCAGCCATCGTGCCGCCAGTCTAGACGCGAAAG GCTCTCCTAAGAGACGTCCAttccagagacagagagcagccaGTGATAACACAGACCCAACTGAAGAGGActcaccccctcctcacccttctccccctctccgccGTGACATCATCCAGCCCCTCCCCCCCGCACACAGCCAGAGCAGCGGCCTCCAGCGTCTCTCTGCAGGGTCGCTATCGTCCCCCACCTGCCCACCCTCACCCTGTCTCAGCAG gtTAGAGGTGGAGGCGGTGGTAGAGACTGCCAGCAGCAGCAGGACAGAGAGAAACGCAACTCACCCTCCACCAGAGCCCCCTGAGACcaaagagagagggcaagagcCTGGGGAGGAAGCGACGGGAACAGGGACAGGGTTATGGAGAGAAGATGGGGCAGTGACAAGAACAGAAGCAAGAGAGGAGGTCAATGAATGGGTTGGGCCAGGAGAAGAGTCAGatgaagatgaagaggaagagacagataTTTTAGGGACAGAACAAAGGGTGGGTATGGGATCAGAGATAATGGAAGGTCTGTGTGCAGACGAAGCCCAAGAGGGAGGAGAAAGTTTCCAGGCAGAGCTAGGAGCTGAGGCAAGGATAAGGGCAAGGACTAAGGATGGGTTGGGGGCCACTCCAAATACAGAAGCAGGGATGGGGGTAAGAGCCAAGACAGGGGTAGGGGCTGTTCTGGGAACAGAAAGAGAGGTCGAGATAGGAGACAGGTTTGAGTCAACGTTAGAGGTGGGGGCAATAACAGGGGCAGAATTAGAAGTTGAGGCAGGGCTAGGGGCATCAGGGGTGAGGATAAAGGCAGATTCTGGATCAGGGTTAGAAGGGGTGCTAAGTGCTGGAGCAGGGCCAGGGTTATGGGAAGATCCAGGGCCTCGATCAAGGTTTGGGTCTGGGGTGTGTATCAGTCGACAGGAGAGCTCTGAGACCCAGCCCTCTCTGTACAGAGACATCTGGAGCCTGCGAGCCTCTCTGGAGCAGTATGCCTCCTCTGACCAGAGCAGCACAGACAGGGAGTCCATACGCAGCGACGCCGACAGCGTGTGTTCACTAGGAGGCGCTGCAGCCCGGTCCGGCTTTGCTGCCTGCCTCTCCCAGGACCTTGGCGACGAACTGGAGGAAGAATGGGAGTATGGGGACACgggaagggagggggggagacagaggacagagggagacagagggggaggcagaATACAGGGACACTGGAAGAAAGATTGGGCACAGGGGGGTCCAGAGGAGAGAtag